A window of the Lolium perenne isolate Kyuss_39 chromosome 7, Kyuss_2.0, whole genome shotgun sequence genome harbors these coding sequences:
- the LOC127311780 gene encoding F-box/kelch-repeat protein At3g23880 produces the protein MASTKKTRYAPLIAQLPDRATTSMAEGGATALSLPGDVISVILSWVPVKSVCRFRCVSKDWLALVSDPAFIANHKSRGAPVQLLVGSYCEVDCAPYHSSLQVMDMDGKLLWTIQGFAMMPNVRSSLDNLVCFSGPDGVARVADVTTGKVLVTSPWITGGVSSSNVQQHCAIAISLGRSAVSNSTKVVRLTEYSQDEPQQTCEILTLGVNDSLWRQAPLPPSAVNVFPYESSSATVNGVVHFLSSTYGIQKKPADTVLSFDLETEEWRSKTIQGPLTRDTELWSKTDRVRLTGLSDTLCMIQTEECHANMWLLVDADKSIWVKKYTLPMVKPFYMIEPLSVMPDGVKLLLYYRPANWDESVLRVYDPSVGICSDDIKLPKHTFDKVSICNLHLDYFVTPARSDVHWTVLLGKTAHRDVSP, from the exons ATGGCTTCCACCAAGAAGACACGATACGCCCCGCTCATTGCACAGCTTCCAGACAGGGCAACAACCAGCATGGCCGAAGGCGGCGCCACGGCTCTCTCGTTGCCAGGAGATGTCATCtccgtcatcctctcatgggtgcCGGTCAAGTCCGTGTGCCGCTTCCGATGCGTGTCCAAGGACTGGCTAGCCCTCGTCTCCGACCCGGCCTTCATCGCCAATCACAAATCCCGTGGCGCACCGGTGCAGCTCCTCGTCGGCAGCTACTGCGAGGTAGATTGCGCCCCCTACCACAGCAGCTTGCAGGTGATGGACATGGATGGCAAACTTCTGTGGACTATCCAAGGCTTTGCCATGATGCCTAATGTCCGCTCGAGTCTCGACAACCTTGTCTGCTTCTCCGGCCCTGATGGTGTCGCCCGCGTGGCCGATGTCACCACCGGTAAGGTCCTCGTCACCTCCCCGTGGATAACGGGCGGGGTCAGCAGCAGCAACGTTCAGCAGCACTGTGCTATTGCTATCAGCCTTGGCCGTTCTGCTGTCTCCAATTCGACAAAGGTGGTCCGCCTCACTGAGTACTCCCAGGACGAACCTCAGCAGACATGCGAGATTCTCACATTGGGAGTAAATGATAGCTTGTGGAGGCAGGCACCATTGCCGCCGTCAGCAGTCAATGTGTTCCCTTATGAAAGCTCCAGCGCCACGGTCAATGGTGTTGTGCACTTCCTCTCTAGCACATATGGGATACAAAAGAAGCCTGCAGACACTGTTCTCTCTTTCGACCTCGAGACCGAGGAGTGGAGGAGCAAGACGATCCAAGGCCCCCTAACTAGAGATACTGAGTTGTGGAGCAAGACAGACCGAGTTCGCTTAACAGGGCTCAGCGACACCTTGTGTATGATTCAGACGGAAGAGTGCCATGCCAACATGTGGCTCCTTGTTGATGCCGACAAAAGCATATGGGTGAAGAAGTATACGCTCCCCATGGTGAAGCCCTTTTATATGATCGAACCTTTGTCAGTAATGCCTGATGGTGTAAAGTTGCTCTTGTACTACAGACCAGCAAACTGGGACGAGTCTGTGTTACGGGTGTACGATCCCTCAGTTGGGATATGCTCGGATGACATAAAGCTGCCCAAACATACCTTCGACAAAGTCAGTATTTGCAACTTGCACTTGGATTACTTTGTGACGCCGGCCAGATCTGATGTTCATTGGACAGTCTTGCTGGGTAAAACAGCACACAG AGATGTCTCGCCCTAG